The Anopheles coluzzii chromosome 2, AcolN3, whole genome shotgun sequence genome window below encodes:
- the LOC120949343 gene encoding uncharacterized protein LOC120949343 isoform X3 yields MGTLTTSSTASSFSLVKSKIGGASYEEETTETRSMTERSGRTDTSGRSAALERAYVHDVYENCEEPNGQIRPKVAQFLGGLEPGSLVCDVGCGNGRYLSGFNPLIYTIGVDRCYRLTQVAHGKGGEVAICDNLELPFRDESFDAVLSLAVVHHFATTERRVGAIRELARILRIGGRVIITVWALEQRHRRFESQDVLVPWQPPRCKTGGISDDEDDDDFLPPYHAYTEDSTNSSRSAGDGDSSSLSSSSPGETCYSFVRRAIQKLAGSKRSPWFLESWSSRETKHDSSLDYEDAKDLPIELRRLEDFDDLPEPPLSAGLKSRSLGAQIPESKATPAAEPTPVSRRPKLVKQKQSLCDDVDYKFTESSAQAYREHGLRNESRVQLLRKQSSLNEELMAESRLREKERIRKRIQKQISLNESFLCRSLFTKRLQVIKEGFATKLKTSTGSLERVTKNGFVKIIQNIKAATPAAYHGGPTGGGGGGSGTGGGHPHHHHHHHHYHPHHHHPNHHHPHHLHHNPHGPPSGRPPYGYDSGDCTACPSCLAGMYPEHGGTGRFGDSGRHHRLSRNNSASGSGTSSNSSNGNGIGSNGNGAIAHDKLLASMGSSQDEASKPRRHSRESGSDSFRSTFIKRQRFADSSKDSSLQSDTSIESEDSFASVIYIPKPDQQQQQQQQQQQQQQVQSNGSCSMASGSNGSSNSTCSGGNGANGVTNSVADFFSPGAAMSCMPSSSVPTSPLVMPCPTPAHSPAPPRTKSGCVGFASDSADEQIPFSSASTASNSNQFTFEDTVILPWQLEQQETATKEPPGRSSTGATEPSVSEAAIRSTSAGTNAADNAIASTTTKAIPSSCASKTEPPKTASRRNSSTEGKPHVSPQKANSQKITRQQIKDLPPIPKFRRSGNYPILRRQTSAAAGSSTAAPVPVPKLLSLELFNPETDDLDSDSSEPSSPDSIDSVISALRPSLSPLPAGNATGTVQQQPQPSGSGVTDAGMLIPAVGVPTIPPLVEAAAVVAHKLEDVVDMAIPERVGTDGKPMRFNGLRNTTTGSSVLSHATDVDDHDSRQHLVDFAEKLSAQLLKELENEKKRNESFDEDDDVFAVDCRIRPGGAIESPPIVDPYLKKLNGDLRDLNQLRAELRERRLMLANLSNMGSGGGLGGQFGGSNDSLGPSYGSSMAPIIHEETDDDEEFNELEERRMHGLENVSAGSQPLAGPSVLKVVSSLKCKNLGGKTVDDFVIIPELDEDDPELSNDTTLLIQEEDSSEEHLHASLESERPPGTGSGANVATSGTSSTTDNCRRRSKVSSFNSAKQLTTQSQAGGSFQHGSSSNNNSGSGKDATDPCGRWNCASVSVIPSLLTTLTTTTTTTTTTATMQATTSSLGSGLTTAGSSSAAHVPPAPATCSGIPICGGERKPLSATKKSSIPSFESHASVDSWAHSTSTASLDSPSIGGSATHHRYYHVFREGELDALINHHVTSLHIVSSYYERASWCVVAEKVHVWTI; encoded by the exons AGGAAACGACTGAAACCCGCTCGATGACGGAACGAAGCGGCCGAACGGACACCAGTGGTCGTTCGGCGGCCCTCGAGCGAGCCTACGTCCACGACGTGTACGAAAACTGCGAGGAACCGAATGGACAGATTCGTCCAAAGGTAGCACAATTCCTGGGAGGTTTAGAGCCTGGTTCGCTCGTGTGCGATGTCGGCTGTGGCAACGGACGCTACCTTTCCGGCTTCAATCCACTCATCTACACGATCGGTGTCGATCGGTGCTACCGCCTGACGCAGGTTGCCCATGGGAAGGGTGGTGAA GTAGCGATATGTGATAACCTCGAACTACCATTTCGTGACGAATCGTTCGATGCGGTTCTATCACTGGCAGTGGTTCATCATTTCGCCACCACGGAACGGCGCGTCGGAGCTATACGCGAGCTGGCACGCATCTTACGTATTGGGGGTCGCGTCATCATAACCGTGTGGGCACTGGAGCAACGACACCGGCGCTTTGAGTCACAGGACGTACTCGTACCTTGGCAACCACCTCGCTGTAAAACTGGCGGCATTTCGGACGACGAAGATGACGACGACTTCTTGCCGCCGTACCACGCGTATACGGAGGACTCGACTAACTCGAGTCGTTCGGCCGGCGATGGGGACAGCTCAAGCTTGTCCTCATCTTCGCCTGGTGAAACATGCTACAGCTTTGTGCGCCGTGCAATACAG AAACTCGCAGGCAGTAAACGCAGTCCTTGGTTCCTGGAGTCGTGGAGCTCGCGGGAAACTAAGCATGACAGCAGCCTCGACTACGAGGACGCGAAGGATCTGCCCATCGAGCTCAGGCGCTTGGAAGACTTCGACGACCTGCCGGAACCGCCGCTGTCTGCTGGCCTCAAGAGCCGGAGTTTAG GTGCTCAAATACCTGAATCGAAAGCGACCCCCGCCGCGGAACCGACGCCAGTGTCCCGCCGACCAAAGCTTGTGAAACAGAAACAGTCACTATGCGACGACGTGGACTATAAGTTTACCGAGTCCTCCGCACAAGCCTATCGGGAGCACGGGCTGCGCAATGAGTCGCGAGTCCAGCTACTGCGCAAGCAGAGCTCGCTTAACGAAGAGCTGATGGCCGAAAGCCGGCTGCGCGAAAAGGAGCGCATCCGGAAGCGCATACAGAAGCAAATCTCGCTGAACGAGAGCTTCCTGTGCCGATCGCTCTTTACCAAGCGGCTGCAGGTAATCAAGGAGGGCTTTGCGACCAAGCTTAAAACGTCGACCGGCAGCCTCGAGCGGGTCACTAAGAACGGCTTCGTTAAGATCATACAGAACATCAAGGCGGCAACGCCGGCCGCATACCACGGTGGACcgaccggcggcggcggcggcggcagcggtaCCGGTGGTGGTCATccgcatcaccatcatcatcaccatcattaccatccccatcatcaccacccCAACCATCATCACCCGCACCATCTGCATCACAATCCGCATGGGCCACCGAGCGGTCGGCCGCCGTACGGTTACGATTCGGGCGACTGCACTGCCTGCCCGAGCTGCCTGGCCGGGATGTATCCGGAGCACGGTGGGACGGGTCGGTTCGGGGACTCCGGTAGACACCACCGATTGTCCCGCAATAACTCTGCCAGCGGCagcggcaccagcagcaacagcagcaacggcaatgGCATTGGCAGTAACGGCAACGGCGCCATCGCTCACGATAAGCTCCTCGCCTCGATGGGCAGCAGCCAGGACGAAGCGTCCAAACCGAGGCGACATTCGAGGGAAAGTGGTTCCG ACAGTTTTCGTTCTACTTTCATTAAACGACAACGTTTTGCGG ATTCATCCAAGGATAGTAGTCTGCAGAGTGATACCAGCATTGAATCAGAGGATAGTTTTGCATCTGTGATTTACATTCCTAAACCagaccaacaacaacaacaacagcagcagcagcagcagcagcagcaagtgcaATCGAACGGCAGCTGCAGTATGGCAAGCGGAAGTAAtggtagtagtaatagtacgTGTAGTGGCGGAAATGGTGCTAACGGTGTAACGAACAGTGTGGCCGATTTCTTCAGCCCCGGAGCAGCGATGAGCTGTATGCCTTCCTCATCAGTGCCAACATCGCCTTTGGTGATGCCTTGCCCAACACCGGCCCACTCCCCGGCGCCTCCCCGAACCAAATCCGGTTGTGTAGGGTTTGCTTCCGATTCGGCAGACGAGCAAATTCCGTTCAGCTCTGCCTCTACTGCTTCTAACAGCAACCAATTCACGTTCGAAGATACGGTTATACTACCCTGGCAACTTGAACAGCAAGAAACGGCCACTAAGGAACCTCCTGGAAGGAGCAGCACTGGAGCCACCGAACCTTCCGTGTCCGAAGCAGCTATACGCAGTACATCAGCTGGAACGAATGCTGCCGACAATGCAATCGCTTCGACGACCACTAAAGCGATACCGAGTAGTTGCGCTAGCAAAACTGAGCCACCCAAGACAGCTAGTAGAAGAAACTCCAGCACTGAGGGCAAACCACATGTTTCACCTCAGAAGGCAAACTCACAAAAGATCACACGCCAGCAGATCAAGGACTTGCCCCCGATACCCAAATTTCGCCGCAGCGGCAACTATCCAATCCTGCGCCGACAGACCTCGGCAGCCGCCGGCAGTAGTACGGCGGCTCCCGTACCTGTGCCAAAACTTCTCTCGCTTGAGCTGTTTAACCCGGAGACGGACGATCTGGACAGCGACTCGAGCGAACCATCATCGCCCGACTCTATTGATAGTGTGATCAGTGCACTCCGTCCTTCGCTGTCTCCGCTTCCTGCAGGCAATGCAACCGGAACtgtgcaacaacaaccacaacccaGTGGGTCAGGCGTTACCGATGCGGGCATGTTGATTCCCGCTGTAGGAGTACCTACTATTCCGCCACTAGTTGAAGCAGCTGCGGTTGTCGCACACAAGCTGGAAGACGTTGTGGATATGGCGATACCGGAACGCGTCGGAACCGATGGCAAACCGATGCGATTCAATGGACTGCGCAATACGACGACCGGCTCATCCGTACTGTCGCACGCTACCGACGTAGATGACCATGACTCGCGTCAACATTTGGTGGATTTTGCCGAAAAACTAAGCGCGCAACTGCTGAAGGAGctggaaaacgaaaaaaagcggAACGAAAGTTTCGATGAAGATGACGACGTATTTGCGGTTGATTGCAGAATACGCCCAGGTGGCGCAATCGAATCGCCTCCGATCGTCGACCCCTATCTTAAGAAGCTCAACGGTGATCTGCGAGATCTAAATCAGCTACGGGCGGAACTTCGCGAGCGGAGATTAATGTTAGCAAACCTGTCCAACATGGGATCGGGCGGCGGATTGGGAGGACAGTTCGGTGGGAGCAACGATTCGCTCGGCCCAAGCTACGGTTCATCTATGGCCCCGATCATCCACGAGGAGACGGATGACGATGAAGAATTTAATGAACTTGAAGAGCGCCGCATGCACGGGTTGGAAAATGTATCGGCAGGCAGTCAACCTTTGGCAGGCCCGAGCGTGCTAAAGGTAGTGTCAAGTTTAAAATGTAAGAATCTCGGTGGCAAGACGGTCGACGACTTTGTCATCATACCGGAACTGGACGAGGATGATCCGGAACTGTCCAACGATACGACTTTGCTAATACAGGAAGAAGACAGCTCCGAGGAGCATCTTCACGCGTCCCTTGAATCAGAGCGTCCCCCCGGAACAGGGTCGGGAGCGAATGTGGCAACTAGTGGGACAAGCAGTACAACAGACAACTGTAGACGACGTAGCAAGGTGTCTAGTTTTAACAGTGCAAAACAGTTGACGACACAGAGCCAGGCTGGCGGAAGCTTCCAACACGGCAGCAGTAGTAACAACAATAGTGGCAGTGGCAAAGATGCGACCGATCCATGTGGTCGCTGGAACTGTGCTTCAGTTTCTGTCATACCGTCACTACTCACAACAttaacaacgacgacgacaacgacgacgacgacggcaacGATGCAGGCAACGACGAGCTCACTGGGCTCCGGGCTGACCACAGCGGGAAGCTCATCCGCAGCACATGTGCCGCCAGCTCCAGCGACCTGTTCGGGTATACCGATCTGTGGCGGCGAACGTAAACCATTATCAGCAACGAAAAAATCCTCCATACCCTCCTTTGAATCTCACGCCAGTGTTGACTCGTGGGCCCATTCGACCAGTACCGCGTCGCTCGACAGTCCGTCGATTGGAGGTTCTGCGACGCATCATCGATATTATCACGTGTTCCGGGAAGGAGAACTGGACGCGTTGATCAACCATCACGTTACCAGTCTACACATCGTTTCCTCTTACTACGAACGAGCGTCCTGGTGTGTCGTTGCGGAGAAAGTTCACGTATGGACAATTTAG
- the LOC120949343 gene encoding uncharacterized protein LOC120949343 isoform X2: MGTLTTSSTASSFSLVKSKIGGASYEEETTETRSMTERSGRTDTSGRSAALERAYVHDVYENCEEPNGQIRPKVAQFLGGLEPGSLVCDVGCGNGRYLSGFNPLIYTIGVDRCYRLTQVAHGKGGEVAICDNLELPFRDESFDAVLSLAVVHHFATTERRVGAIRELARILRIGGRVIITVWALEQRHRRFESQDVLVPWQPPRCKTGGISDDEDDDDFLPPYHAYTEDSTNSSRSAGDGDSSSLSSSSPGETCYSFVRRAIQKLAGSKRSPWFLESWSSRETKHDSSLDYEDAKDLPIELRRLEDFDDLPEPPLSAGLKSRSLGSILNPPPKTIVRSRSSVPSLGAQIPESKATPAAEPTPVSRRPKLVKQKQSLCDDVDYKFTESSAQAYREHGLRNESRVQLLRKQSSLNEELMAESRLREKERIRKRIQKQISLNESFLCRSLFTKRLQVIKEGFATKLKTSTGSLERVTKNGFVKIIQNIKAATPAAYHGGPTGGGGGGSGTGGGHPHHHHHHHHYHPHHHHPNHHHPHHLHHNPHGPPSGRPPYGYDSGDCTACPSCLAGMYPEHGGTGRFGDSGRHHRLSRNNSASGSGTSSNSSNGNGIGSNGNGAIAHDKLLASMGSSQDEASKPRRHSRESGSDSSKDSSLQSDTSIESEDSFASVIYIPKPDQQQQQQQQQQQQQQVQSNGSCSMASGSNGSSNSTCSGGNGANGVTNSVADFFSPGAAMSCMPSSSVPTSPLVMPCPTPAHSPAPPRTKSGCVGFASDSADEQIPFSSASTASNSNQFTFEDTVILPWQLEQQETATKEPPGRSSTGATEPSVSEAAIRSTSAGTNAADNAIASTTTKAIPSSCASKTEPPKTASRRNSSTEGKPHVSPQKANSQKITRQQIKDLPPIPKFRRSGNYPILRRQTSAAAGSSTAAPVPVPKLLSLELFNPETDDLDSDSSEPSSPDSIDSVISALRPSLSPLPAGNATGTVQQQPQPSGSGVTDAGMLIPAVGVPTIPPLVEAAAVVAHKLEDVVDMAIPERVGTDGKPMRFNGLRNTTTGSSVLSHATDVDDHDSRQHLVDFAEKLSAQLLKELENEKKRNESFDEDDDVFAVDCRIRPGGAIESPPIVDPYLKKLNGDLRDLNQLRAELRERRLMLANLSNMGSGGGLGGQFGGSNDSLGPSYGSSMAPIIHEETDDDEEFNELEERRMHGLENVSAGSQPLAGPSVLKVVSSLKCKNLGGKTVDDFVIIPELDEDDPELSNDTTLLIQEEDSSEEHLHASLESERPPGTGSGANVATSGTSSTTDNCRRRSKVSSFNSAKQLTTQSQAGGSFQHGSSSNNNSGSGKDATDPCGRWNCASVSVIPSLLTTLTTTTTTTTTTATMQATTSSLGSGLTTAGSSSAAHVPPAPATCSGIPICGGERKPLSATKKSSIPSFESHASVDSWAHSTSTASLDSPSIGGSATHHRYYHVFREGELDALINHHVTSLHIVSSYYERASWCVVAEKVHVWTI; this comes from the exons AGGAAACGACTGAAACCCGCTCGATGACGGAACGAAGCGGCCGAACGGACACCAGTGGTCGTTCGGCGGCCCTCGAGCGAGCCTACGTCCACGACGTGTACGAAAACTGCGAGGAACCGAATGGACAGATTCGTCCAAAGGTAGCACAATTCCTGGGAGGTTTAGAGCCTGGTTCGCTCGTGTGCGATGTCGGCTGTGGCAACGGACGCTACCTTTCCGGCTTCAATCCACTCATCTACACGATCGGTGTCGATCGGTGCTACCGCCTGACGCAGGTTGCCCATGGGAAGGGTGGTGAA GTAGCGATATGTGATAACCTCGAACTACCATTTCGTGACGAATCGTTCGATGCGGTTCTATCACTGGCAGTGGTTCATCATTTCGCCACCACGGAACGGCGCGTCGGAGCTATACGCGAGCTGGCACGCATCTTACGTATTGGGGGTCGCGTCATCATAACCGTGTGGGCACTGGAGCAACGACACCGGCGCTTTGAGTCACAGGACGTACTCGTACCTTGGCAACCACCTCGCTGTAAAACTGGCGGCATTTCGGACGACGAAGATGACGACGACTTCTTGCCGCCGTACCACGCGTATACGGAGGACTCGACTAACTCGAGTCGTTCGGCCGGCGATGGGGACAGCTCAAGCTTGTCCTCATCTTCGCCTGGTGAAACATGCTACAGCTTTGTGCGCCGTGCAATACAG AAACTCGCAGGCAGTAAACGCAGTCCTTGGTTCCTGGAGTCGTGGAGCTCGCGGGAAACTAAGCATGACAGCAGCCTCGACTACGAGGACGCGAAGGATCTGCCCATCGAGCTCAGGCGCTTGGAAGACTTCGACGACCTGCCGGAACCGCCGCTGTCTGCTGGCCTCAAGAGCCGGAGTTTAGGTAGTATACTAAATCCACCACCAAAAACCATAGTTAGATCACGTTCAAGTGTACCAAGTTTAGGTGCTCAAATACCTGAATCGAAAGCGACCCCCGCCGCGGAACCGACGCCAGTGTCCCGCCGACCAAAGCTTGTGAAACAGAAACAGTCACTATGCGACGACGTGGACTATAAGTTTACCGAGTCCTCCGCACAAGCCTATCGGGAGCACGGGCTGCGCAATGAGTCGCGAGTCCAGCTACTGCGCAAGCAGAGCTCGCTTAACGAAGAGCTGATGGCCGAAAGCCGGCTGCGCGAAAAGGAGCGCATCCGGAAGCGCATACAGAAGCAAATCTCGCTGAACGAGAGCTTCCTGTGCCGATCGCTCTTTACCAAGCGGCTGCAGGTAATCAAGGAGGGCTTTGCGACCAAGCTTAAAACGTCGACCGGCAGCCTCGAGCGGGTCACTAAGAACGGCTTCGTTAAGATCATACAGAACATCAAGGCGGCAACGCCGGCCGCATACCACGGTGGACcgaccggcggcggcggcggcggcagcggtaCCGGTGGTGGTCATccgcatcaccatcatcatcaccatcattaccatccccatcatcaccacccCAACCATCATCACCCGCACCATCTGCATCACAATCCGCATGGGCCACCGAGCGGTCGGCCGCCGTACGGTTACGATTCGGGCGACTGCACTGCCTGCCCGAGCTGCCTGGCCGGGATGTATCCGGAGCACGGTGGGACGGGTCGGTTCGGGGACTCCGGTAGACACCACCGATTGTCCCGCAATAACTCTGCCAGCGGCagcggcaccagcagcaacagcagcaacggcaatgGCATTGGCAGTAACGGCAACGGCGCCATCGCTCACGATAAGCTCCTCGCCTCGATGGGCAGCAGCCAGGACGAAGCGTCCAAACCGAGGCGACATTCGAGGGAAAGTGGTTCCG ATTCATCCAAGGATAGTAGTCTGCAGAGTGATACCAGCATTGAATCAGAGGATAGTTTTGCATCTGTGATTTACATTCCTAAACCagaccaacaacaacaacaacagcagcagcagcagcagcagcagcaagtgcaATCGAACGGCAGCTGCAGTATGGCAAGCGGAAGTAAtggtagtagtaatagtacgTGTAGTGGCGGAAATGGTGCTAACGGTGTAACGAACAGTGTGGCCGATTTCTTCAGCCCCGGAGCAGCGATGAGCTGTATGCCTTCCTCATCAGTGCCAACATCGCCTTTGGTGATGCCTTGCCCAACACCGGCCCACTCCCCGGCGCCTCCCCGAACCAAATCCGGTTGTGTAGGGTTTGCTTCCGATTCGGCAGACGAGCAAATTCCGTTCAGCTCTGCCTCTACTGCTTCTAACAGCAACCAATTCACGTTCGAAGATACGGTTATACTACCCTGGCAACTTGAACAGCAAGAAACGGCCACTAAGGAACCTCCTGGAAGGAGCAGCACTGGAGCCACCGAACCTTCCGTGTCCGAAGCAGCTATACGCAGTACATCAGCTGGAACGAATGCTGCCGACAATGCAATCGCTTCGACGACCACTAAAGCGATACCGAGTAGTTGCGCTAGCAAAACTGAGCCACCCAAGACAGCTAGTAGAAGAAACTCCAGCACTGAGGGCAAACCACATGTTTCACCTCAGAAGGCAAACTCACAAAAGATCACACGCCAGCAGATCAAGGACTTGCCCCCGATACCCAAATTTCGCCGCAGCGGCAACTATCCAATCCTGCGCCGACAGACCTCGGCAGCCGCCGGCAGTAGTACGGCGGCTCCCGTACCTGTGCCAAAACTTCTCTCGCTTGAGCTGTTTAACCCGGAGACGGACGATCTGGACAGCGACTCGAGCGAACCATCATCGCCCGACTCTATTGATAGTGTGATCAGTGCACTCCGTCCTTCGCTGTCTCCGCTTCCTGCAGGCAATGCAACCGGAACtgtgcaacaacaaccacaacccaGTGGGTCAGGCGTTACCGATGCGGGCATGTTGATTCCCGCTGTAGGAGTACCTACTATTCCGCCACTAGTTGAAGCAGCTGCGGTTGTCGCACACAAGCTGGAAGACGTTGTGGATATGGCGATACCGGAACGCGTCGGAACCGATGGCAAACCGATGCGATTCAATGGACTGCGCAATACGACGACCGGCTCATCCGTACTGTCGCACGCTACCGACGTAGATGACCATGACTCGCGTCAACATTTGGTGGATTTTGCCGAAAAACTAAGCGCGCAACTGCTGAAGGAGctggaaaacgaaaaaaagcggAACGAAAGTTTCGATGAAGATGACGACGTATTTGCGGTTGATTGCAGAATACGCCCAGGTGGCGCAATCGAATCGCCTCCGATCGTCGACCCCTATCTTAAGAAGCTCAACGGTGATCTGCGAGATCTAAATCAGCTACGGGCGGAACTTCGCGAGCGGAGATTAATGTTAGCAAACCTGTCCAACATGGGATCGGGCGGCGGATTGGGAGGACAGTTCGGTGGGAGCAACGATTCGCTCGGCCCAAGCTACGGTTCATCTATGGCCCCGATCATCCACGAGGAGACGGATGACGATGAAGAATTTAATGAACTTGAAGAGCGCCGCATGCACGGGTTGGAAAATGTATCGGCAGGCAGTCAACCTTTGGCAGGCCCGAGCGTGCTAAAGGTAGTGTCAAGTTTAAAATGTAAGAATCTCGGTGGCAAGACGGTCGACGACTTTGTCATCATACCGGAACTGGACGAGGATGATCCGGAACTGTCCAACGATACGACTTTGCTAATACAGGAAGAAGACAGCTCCGAGGAGCATCTTCACGCGTCCCTTGAATCAGAGCGTCCCCCCGGAACAGGGTCGGGAGCGAATGTGGCAACTAGTGGGACAAGCAGTACAACAGACAACTGTAGACGACGTAGCAAGGTGTCTAGTTTTAACAGTGCAAAACAGTTGACGACACAGAGCCAGGCTGGCGGAAGCTTCCAACACGGCAGCAGTAGTAACAACAATAGTGGCAGTGGCAAAGATGCGACCGATCCATGTGGTCGCTGGAACTGTGCTTCAGTTTCTGTCATACCGTCACTACTCACAACAttaacaacgacgacgacaacgacgacgacgacggcaacGATGCAGGCAACGACGAGCTCACTGGGCTCCGGGCTGACCACAGCGGGAAGCTCATCCGCAGCACATGTGCCGCCAGCTCCAGCGACCTGTTCGGGTATACCGATCTGTGGCGGCGAACGTAAACCATTATCAGCAACGAAAAAATCCTCCATACCCTCCTTTGAATCTCACGCCAGTGTTGACTCGTGGGCCCATTCGACCAGTACCGCGTCGCTCGACAGTCCGTCGATTGGAGGTTCTGCGACGCATCATCGATATTATCACGTGTTCCGGGAAGGAGAACTGGACGCGTTGATCAACCATCACGTTACCAGTCTACACATCGTTTCCTCTTACTACGAACGAGCGTCCTGGTGTGTCGTTGCGGAGAAAGTTCACGTATGGACAATTTAG